From a single Pseudobutyrivibrio xylanivorans genomic region:
- a CDS encoding cytidylyltransferase domain-containing protein, with product MKIVAIMPIKLINERCPGKNTRLLGGKPLLQHELDSLKSTGLCDSINVYCSSEDVVPFLPEGVNFVKRPEVLDLPTSNFSQIFETFMNTVDADIYVYAHATAPFITKETMENCINAVKSGEYDSAFCALKLQDYLWQDGEPLNFDATNVPRTQDLKPIYQETSGVYVFTKEVFEKKHRRIGDHPYVSEVSFKEAVDIDNPEDFTLAEKIVDLEL from the coding sequence ATGAAGATAGTTGCAATCATGCCAATCAAATTAATAAATGAGAGATGTCCAGGTAAGAACACAAGACTTCTTGGCGGAAAGCCTCTTTTACAGCACGAGCTGGACAGCCTGAAGTCTACAGGCCTTTGCGACAGCATCAATGTATACTGTAGCTCAGAGGATGTTGTTCCATTTCTTCCTGAAGGGGTAAATTTTGTTAAGCGCCCAGAGGTGCTTGATTTACCAACATCAAACTTCTCTCAGATCTTTGAGACCTTTATGAACACTGTAGATGCAGATATTTATGTTTATGCACATGCCACAGCTCCTTTCATCACAAAGGAGACAATGGAAAACTGTATCAATGCAGTTAAGTCAGGAGAATACGATTCGGCATTCTGCGCACTTAAGCTTCAGGATTACTTATGGCAGGATGGCGAGCCATTAAACTTTGATGCTACAAATGTTCCAAGAACACAGGATTTAAAGCCTATATATCAGGAGACATCCGGTGTATACGTATTTACGAAGGAAGTATTTGAAAAGAAGCATCGCAGAATTGGAGACCACCCATATGTAAGCGAGGTTTCCTTTAAAGAAGCCGTGGATATTGATAATCCAGAGGACTTCACACTTGCAGAAAAAATTGTAGACTTAGAGCTATAA
- a CDS encoding glycosyltransferase family 2 protein, with translation MKPTLYIVIPCYNEEEVLPITAPLFLDKVKELVELDKISDNSRVMFVNDGSKDNTWNIIKDLAKQDEHYVGITQSRNRGHQNAVLAGLMEAKELCDITISIDCDGQDDINAMNEMVDAYADGCEVVYGVRSKRDTDTFFKRFTAESFYKLLNSMGAEVVYNHADYRLVSSRVLNEFANYKEVNIFLRGMFPLVGFKSTSVYYERNERIAGESHYPLSKMLSLAFDGITSLSIKPIRVITGMGIFVAFISLILIIYSIVQHFAGNTLGGWTSTMIAVCFLGGIQLISLGVIGEYVGKTYMETKQRPRYIISERTYDKE, from the coding sequence ATGAAACCAACTTTATACATAGTTATTCCTTGCTATAACGAAGAAGAGGTGTTGCCGATTACAGCTCCTTTATTCTTAGATAAAGTTAAGGAACTTGTTGAACTTGATAAGATTTCAGATAACTCACGTGTAATGTTCGTCAATGATGGTTCAAAGGATAACACATGGAACATCATCAAGGATCTTGCTAAGCAGGATGAGCATTATGTTGGTATCACTCAGAGCCGTAACCGTGGTCATCAGAATGCAGTTCTTGCAGGGCTTATGGAAGCAAAGGAGCTCTGCGATATTACAATCTCTATCGACTGCGATGGACAGGATGATATTAACGCTATGAACGAGATGGTAGATGCCTACGCTGATGGATGCGAGGTAGTTTACGGCGTTCGTAGTAAGAGAGATACAGATACATTCTTTAAGAGATTTACAGCTGAAAGCTTTTACAAGCTTCTTAACAGCATGGGGGCTGAGGTCGTTTACAATCATGCTGATTATCGACTTGTATCAAGCCGAGTCCTTAATGAATTTGCAAATTACAAGGAGGTAAATATCTTCCTTAGAGGAATGTTCCCACTTGTAGGCTTCAAGAGCACCAGCGTTTATTATGAGCGAAACGAGCGTATTGCAGGCGAGAGTCATTATCCACTTTCAAAGATGCTTAGCCTTGCTTTTGATGGCATTACATCACTTAGCATCAAGCCTATCAGAGTGATTACTGGAATGGGTATTTTCGTCGCATTTATAAGTTTGATTCTTATCATTTATTCAATAGTTCAGCACTTCGCCGGAAATACTTTAGGTGGCTGGACAAGTACAATGATTGCGGTATGCTTCCTTGGTGGTATTCAGCTTATTTCTCTTGGAGTAATTGGAGAATATGTGGGAAAAACATACATGGAGACAAAGCAGAGACCTCGCTATATCATCAGCGAAAGAACCTACGATAAGGAATAG
- a CDS encoding NAD-dependent epimerase/dehydratase family protein: MKYLVTGANGYIGQGVVKTMLDLGAEVVATDFHTDEVDERARRIDADLFTLDDPYGYFEKPDVVIHLAWRDGFRHASENHMKDLPNHYAFIDKMCKAGIRKMCVMGTMHEIGFMEGCIKSDTPCAPQSLYGIAKNALRQATMLICKENNVKLQWLRGYYIVGNTHRGCSIFSKLTAAAEAGDETFPFTTGQNQFDFTDYDLFCEQVAKACMQDEVLGIIECCTGKPMKLADRVEKFITDNGYSISLAYGTFPDRPYDSKAVWGDSRKIDKILMNWR; this comes from the coding sequence ATGAAATATTTAGTTACCGGTGCAAATGGTTATATTGGTCAGGGTGTAGTAAAGACTATGCTGGATCTTGGTGCAGAGGTAGTAGCTACAGATTTCCACACAGACGAGGTGGATGAGCGTGCCAGACGCATCGATGCAGATCTCTTCACTTTAGACGATCCATATGGCTATTTTGAAAAGCCAGATGTGGTTATTCATTTGGCATGGCGAGATGGTTTTCGTCACGCATCAGAGAATCACATGAAGGATTTGCCAAACCATTATGCGTTTATTGATAAGATGTGTAAGGCAGGTATCCGTAAGATGTGCGTCATGGGTACAATGCATGAGATTGGATTTATGGAGGGCTGTATCAAATCAGATACTCCATGTGCTCCACAGTCTCTTTATGGCATAGCTAAGAATGCTCTGCGTCAGGCTACCATGCTTATTTGTAAGGAAAACAACGTGAAGCTTCAGTGGCTTCGTGGTTACTATATCGTGGGAAATACTCACAGAGGCTGCAGCATTTTTTCTAAGCTTACAGCAGCTGCCGAGGCGGGAGATGAGACCTTCCCATTTACAACAGGTCAGAACCAGTTTGATTTTACTGACTATGATTTATTCTGCGAGCAGGTGGCAAAGGCATGTATGCAGGATGAGGTTCTTGGAATTATTGAGTGCTGTACAGGTAAGCCAATGAAGCTTGCTGATCGTGTGGAGAAATTCATTACGGATAATGGCTACAGCATTAGTCTTGCTTATGGCACATTCCCAGACAGACCATATGATTCAAAGGCAGTTTGGGGTGACTCGCGTAAAATAGATAAGATTTTAATGAATTGGAGATAG
- a CDS encoding glycosyltransferase family 4 protein, producing MRILHLALASHFTIGMLYQENQMIECQRADGHEVLLITDRWHYENGELVKGPEEDTIMDNGARLIRLTLDRVMCSELWTEKTQKCHKVRGLIEEFKPDTILFHGMSGYEIMTAADYCKEHPECLLFMDCHEDYSNSARNIISKTFYKVIHGHFISKAMPEIDKVLYIGADMRNWMNDLYVIPKEKQEFMAPGGTLYSIEQQKNARQEIIKKYGLPQDAIIMAHSGKLAAPKRTAELLRAFSRVDDPRMAMFVFGSIPEDMESTIRPLLEADCRVHFMGWKVNKEIEEFLAGVDLYCQPGSQSSTFETAMCCGCVNMAYPFDSYTDDTYTDCNHENYFFVETEEDIEKVFRDIKENVQILEQAKAKSFSFARLNFDYAVISRRIYTL from the coding sequence ATGAGAATACTTCATTTAGCATTGGCATCCCATTTTACAATTGGGATGCTGTATCAGGAAAACCAGATGATTGAATGTCAGCGTGCTGATGGACATGAGGTTCTTCTTATCACTGACAGATGGCATTATGAAAATGGTGAGCTTGTTAAGGGTCCAGAAGAGGACACTATAATGGATAACGGAGCCCGCCTCATCAGACTTACTTTGGACAGAGTTATGTGCTCAGAGCTTTGGACAGAGAAGACTCAGAAGTGTCATAAGGTTAGAGGGCTTATTGAGGAATTCAAGCCTGATACAATTCTTTTCCATGGTATGAGTGGATATGAAATTATGACTGCTGCGGATTATTGTAAGGAGCATCCAGAGTGCCTTCTTTTCATGGATTGCCATGAGGATTACAGTAACTCAGCAAGAAACATAATCAGTAAAACTTTCTACAAGGTTATTCACGGACACTTTATCAGCAAGGCAATGCCTGAGATTGACAAGGTCCTTTATATAGGCGCTGACATGCGTAACTGGATGAACGATTTGTACGTGATTCCAAAGGAGAAGCAGGAATTTATGGCTCCGGGTGGTACGCTCTACTCAATCGAGCAGCAGAAGAATGCCCGTCAGGAGATTATCAAAAAGTATGGGCTTCCTCAGGATGCTATTATTATGGCTCACTCTGGAAAGCTTGCTGCACCTAAGCGTACAGCAGAACTGCTTCGTGCTTTCAGCAGAGTTGACGACCCTAGAATGGCAATGTTTGTGTTTGGTTCTATTCCAGAGGATATGGAGTCAACAATTCGTCCATTGCTTGAGGCAGACTGCCGTGTTCATTTCATGGGCTGGAAGGTAAACAAAGAAATCGAGGAGTTCCTTGCAGGTGTGGATTTATACTGCCAGCCAGGAAGTCAGTCTTCTACCTTTGAAACAGCTATGTGTTGTGGTTGTGTAAATATGGCTTATCCATTCGACAGCTATACAGACGACACATACACAGACTGCAATCATGAGAATTACTTCTTTGTAGAAACAGAAGAGGATATCGAGAAAGTATTCAGGGATATCAAGGAAAATGTTCAGATACTTGAGCAGGCAAAGGCTAAGTCCTTCTCCTTCGCTCGTCTTAACTTTGACTATGCTGTGATATCAAGAAGAATATATACACTATGA
- a CDS encoding sugar transferase — protein MKNKNTIRKIESIIELLVLTVIYYYVWRNFIFDKQYFWPMVGRGKYVLMGVYFILVLVITHLCEGFKYGILKIADVLFSQWIAVTIANIVTYLQLSLMANVMINAVPMIWLTLTDFVVQGIFVYTFFAIYNHYSEASRLLMVYGNKESVGLKLKMDTRDDSYNIKKLISVDEGFDSIYKELENYDGIVISDVSAEQRNDLLKYCYMHDIQTYITPKISDVIIGGGEDIHQFDTPLVMINTTGLTPEQEIVKRFFDIVLCVIASVVLSPLMLIIALAIKLEDHGPVFYKQARVTKDGKVFDILKFRSMVEDAEQRPATDDDDRITKVGHVIRATRVDELPQLFNIIKGDMSIVGPRPERIEHVESYTAAIPEFELRSKVKGGLTGFAQIYGKYNTSAYDKIKLDLMYIENYTFLLDVKLVLMTIRILFKKESTEGFDKVVSADEILASIEAEKNKSGE, from the coding sequence GTGAAAAATAAAAATACTATCAGAAAAATCGAGAGCATAATTGAATTATTGGTACTTACAGTAATCTACTACTACGTATGGCGTAACTTCATTTTTGACAAGCAATACTTCTGGCCTATGGTTGGTCGTGGTAAGTACGTACTCATGGGAGTTTACTTCATACTTGTGCTTGTTATTACACATCTTTGCGAGGGCTTTAAGTATGGCATCTTAAAGATTGCCGATGTACTTTTCTCACAGTGGATTGCTGTGACTATCGCAAATATCGTTACATACCTTCAGCTCTCACTTATGGCTAACGTAATGATAAATGCAGTGCCAATGATTTGGCTTACACTTACTGATTTTGTGGTTCAGGGAATATTCGTATATACGTTTTTTGCAATATACAACCATTATTCAGAGGCAAGCCGTCTTCTTATGGTGTACGGAAATAAAGAGTCGGTTGGTCTTAAGCTGAAAATGGATACCCGTGACGACAGTTATAATATTAAGAAGCTTATCAGCGTTGATGAGGGCTTTGATAGTATTTATAAAGAGCTTGAAAACTATGATGGTATTGTTATTTCAGATGTCAGTGCTGAGCAGAGAAACGATCTTTTAAAATACTGCTACATGCACGATATTCAGACATACATTACACCAAAGATTTCAGATGTAATCATTGGTGGCGGTGAGGATATCCACCAGTTTGATACACCACTTGTTATGATTAACACAACAGGTCTTACACCTGAACAGGAGATAGTAAAGAGATTTTTCGATATTGTTCTTTGCGTAATTGCGTCAGTTGTATTATCGCCACTTATGCTTATTATTGCGCTTGCTATCAAGCTTGAGGATCACGGTCCGGTGTTCTACAAGCAGGCACGTGTCACAAAGGATGGAAAGGTATTTGACATCCTTAAGTTCAGAAGTATGGTGGAGGATGCTGAGCAGCGTCCAGCTACAGATGATGATGACAGAATTACAAAGGTGGGACATGTAATCAGGGCTACACGTGTAGATGAGCTCCCACAGTTGTTTAATATTATCAAGGGAGATATGTCTATTGTTGGTCCACGTCCAGAGCGAATCGAGCACGTGGAATCTTACACAGCAGCTATCCCTGAGTTTGAGTTGCGTAGCAAGGTTAAGGGCGGTCTTACAGGCTTCGCACAGATTTATGGAAAGTACAATACATCAGCTTATGACAAGATTAAGCTTGATCTTATGTATATTGAAAATTACACCTTCCTTTTGGATGTTAAGCTTGTACTTATGACTATCAGAATTCTCTTTAAGAAGGAGAGTACAGAAGGGTTTGACAAGGTTGTTTCTGCAGATGAGATTTTGGCATCTATCGAGGCAGAAAAGAATAAGAGTGGAGAGTAG
- a CDS encoding O-antigen ligase family protein, with protein MINNKKNISTFLVIGLLFARCNMGLAFGNVYVGINLLFDFLAFVYCILLVVFTEDKRPVKNAIFSPAIAWALIFSILVYIYGHYQIRYSSIHYSRMYAILTVAPAIFILILLYYNSKEVMDILCNAGTVVIMTTLITSMFFDEGWIKWTQGDYARVGETPAGTCIDSGNLILLLLIPILYRIIVEKKVKRFLWITLIGIFQIVATGAKSSVLPIVFVFAIMIVGASDDIKVIRRNLIILAVGAILSFTAIMVVPPLYEVVGYRIAELFTGVASTEYDLHTSTGQRMAMIALFKEHFGEYPLFGHGFYAFKEMAYSAIEEYKVDGVVSYRNVQIHMNFLELLFSYGIVGFVLYYWFPVYVLFRTIKARKFAKIMVFSIMISFLFMDLGIDMYYKYLFPYYAYFLAYFFMKQGQNKGFNVVKG; from the coding sequence TTGATTAATAATAAAAAGAATATATCTACTTTTCTGGTAATTGGTTTACTTTTTGCAAGATGCAATATGGGTCTTGCCTTTGGAAACGTTTATGTAGGAATCAATTTACTGTTCGACTTTTTGGCTTTCGTGTATTGCATCCTTCTTGTGGTTTTTACAGAGGATAAACGTCCGGTCAAAAATGCAATCTTCAGTCCGGCTATAGCATGGGCATTGATTTTTAGTATTTTGGTTTATATCTATGGACATTACCAGATAAGATATTCCTCTATTCACTACAGCAGAATGTATGCAATTCTTACTGTTGCACCTGCGATTTTTATCCTTATACTTCTTTATTACAATTCAAAGGAGGTTATGGATATTCTTTGCAATGCTGGAACCGTAGTGATTATGACTACTCTTATTACCAGCATGTTTTTTGATGAAGGATGGATTAAGTGGACTCAGGGTGATTATGCCCGAGTAGGCGAGACTCCTGCAGGTACATGCATCGATTCAGGAAATCTGATTTTACTTCTTTTGATTCCTATTCTTTATCGAATTATTGTTGAGAAGAAGGTTAAGAGATTCTTGTGGATTACCCTTATAGGTATTTTCCAGATTGTAGCGACAGGAGCAAAGTCTTCGGTTTTACCAATTGTTTTTGTATTTGCCATTATGATAGTTGGCGCTTCTGATGATATTAAGGTTATCAGAAGAAATCTCATTATACTTGCTGTTGGAGCAATTCTTTCCTTCACGGCAATAATGGTAGTTCCTCCTCTTTATGAGGTTGTAGGCTACAGAATAGCAGAGCTTTTCACAGGTGTTGCGTCTACAGAATATGATTTGCACACAAGTACAGGTCAGAGAATGGCTATGATAGCTTTGTTCAAGGAACATTTTGGAGAGTATCCACTATTTGGTCACGGCTTTTATGCATTCAAGGAAATGGCTTATTCGGCTATTGAGGAATACAAAGTTGATGGAGTGGTAAGCTACAGAAATGTTCAGATCCATATGAACTTTTTAGAGTTATTATTCTCTTATGGAATCGTTGGGTTCGTACTTTATTATTGGTTCCCGGTTTATGTTTTATTCAGGACAATCAAAGCGAGAAAATTTGCTAAAATCATGGTATTTTCAATCATGATTTCATTCCTGTTTATGGATTTGGGAATTGATATGTATTATAAATATTTATTTCCATACTATGCTTATTTCTTAGCATATTTCTTTATGAAACAGGGACAGAACAAGGGATTTAATGTTGTAAAAGGGTGA
- a CDS encoding ComEC/Rec2 family competence protein has product MSWIDYFWNSTKGYWGSFGYVSLFVIALVLIFKFEKVKIRRYAFLWYTGFALLIIYNPLTLFVSRKVLEPTTFNQYYLRFFSLIPVMIVIAYGFTIGLSKFTGTKKFIGVIGACVIIALLGNCIYTQDWFTKAENRNKVPQDVVTICDLFADYEGDTIRIMAPQDIAVYLRQMDSRFSMPYSRYIPDEAYELTNEKPDPQVIVEYARENDVDYVVVSAVEDILNAYLNYGFTLYGRTPYYAVLMPNDPVWILTEYEDKSGNQGLAYTLKNLNDGTLVVIDGGNVGNDQQMRDVIMENGGTVDTWILTHYHKDHIDTFNAIYEDPQGIKIKDIYVTPLEPEVFYSLNLQEWDDVDTFEKFQEITEGADNINKVSRDEVLSLSDGLKITFFNAMDDVVLNAEGHEDIPNNDSLVFKIETDSRSALICADAHSKYIAEYLVKTYGDKLDSDILQCGHHGNNSMPTETGFYEAVSPEVAVFDSPDWLMTSPEYTAGALAAYLKDLGARIIWFKSAPNVFGF; this is encoded by the coding sequence ATGAGTTGGATTGATTACTTTTGGAATAGTACGAAAGGCTATTGGGGGAGCTTTGGTTATGTATCCCTTTTTGTAATAGCACTTGTACTTATTTTCAAATTTGAAAAAGTAAAGATACGACGATATGCTTTTCTTTGGTATACAGGATTCGCACTGCTTATCATCTACAATCCATTGACACTGTTCGTGAGCAGAAAGGTTTTAGAACCTACTACCTTCAATCAATATTACCTGAGATTTTTTAGTCTGATACCGGTAATGATTGTAATTGCTTATGGTTTTACGATTGGACTTTCGAAGTTTACAGGAACTAAAAAGTTCATTGGAGTAATTGGCGCCTGTGTGATTATAGCACTGCTTGGTAACTGCATTTACACTCAGGATTGGTTTACAAAGGCTGAGAACAGGAATAAGGTACCTCAGGATGTGGTTACAATCTGCGATTTGTTTGCAGATTATGAGGGCGATACCATAAGAATTATGGCACCTCAGGATATAGCAGTTTATTTAAGGCAGATGGATAGTCGTTTTTCCATGCCTTACAGCAGATATATTCCTGATGAGGCTTATGAGCTTACAAACGAGAAGCCTGATCCACAGGTGATTGTGGAGTACGCTCGGGAAAATGATGTCGATTATGTAGTGGTTTCCGCCGTTGAAGATATTTTAAATGCATATCTGAATTATGGCTTCACACTATATGGCAGGACGCCTTACTATGCGGTGCTTATGCCAAATGACCCTGTCTGGATTCTTACAGAATATGAAGATAAATCAGGAAATCAGGGACTGGCGTATACCTTGAAAAATCTTAATGATGGAACCCTTGTTGTAATTGATGGAGGCAATGTTGGTAACGACCAGCAGATGCGAGATGTCATCATGGAAAATGGTGGTACAGTAGATACATGGATTCTAACTCATTACCACAAGGATCACATAGATACCTTCAATGCAATCTATGAGGATCCACAGGGGATTAAGATTAAGGATATCTACGTTACACCTTTGGAGCCAGAGGTTTTCTATAGTCTGAACCTTCAGGAATGGGATGACGTTGATACCTTTGAAAAGTTTCAGGAAATTACAGAAGGCGCAGACAATATCAATAAGGTTAGTCGTGATGAGGTGCTGAGCCTCAGCGATGGCTTGAAGATTACCTTCTTCAATGCTATGGATGATGTAGTATTAAATGCAGAGGGACATGAGGATATTCCAAATAATGATTCCCTGGTGTTTAAGATAGAGACAGACAGCAGAAGCGCGTTGATTTGTGCTGATGCTCACAGTAAATATATAGCAGAGTATTTAGTGAAGACCTATGGAGATAAGCTGGATTCAGATATTCTTCAGTGTGGTCATCACGGAAATAACAGCATGCCTACCGAGACGGGCTTCTACGAAGCAGTTTCACCGGAGGTGGCAGTATTTGACAGTCCAGACTGGCTGATGACAAGCCCTGAATATACAGCAGGTGCTTTGGCAGCTTATCTTAAGGATTTGGGAGCAAGAATAATTTGGTTTAAATCCGCACCAAATGTTTTTGGATTTTAA
- a CDS encoding DUF6077 domain-containing protein — translation MIIIRAIALLLFFTVVPFAVGRLITYRAKSNLISEYLVGFFGNLGIFYILFAFYNWAQIWKTYTDPVIGAFTKLCRMYLIVIAVLIVLWAWLDRATIRKSVNILKTELERYISSVKKDKFVFIYSIVFAVLFAAQLYFALGYEVNEWSYDDYDYVVSSKDTVSSDTLTYINFIDGTMPNIAEKRAATAWVTYIAFLSKVSGFEVTTVSHTILPVLLLMVAYLNFYYIVGVLFDELDNRLIAMILISMAYIFGLYSHYSATFRLLGALWQGKAVLTTIAVPFLVVYLIEIYAKRVETRYMLTIAAVSLGACSLTLLSAFFIAISSLIVWVIMCVYHRRIYGIRYLLASLVGPAFLGVFYAMLWMLQQDMKNNEYKYFEFRKYGK, via the coding sequence TTGATAATAATTAGAGCAATAGCCTTGCTGCTTTTTTTCACAGTTGTTCCATTTGCAGTAGGCAGACTAATTACATATAGAGCAAAGTCAAATCTGATTTCTGAATATCTTGTTGGATTCTTTGGAAATCTCGGTATTTTTTATATCCTTTTTGCATTTTATAACTGGGCTCAGATATGGAAAACATATACGGATCCAGTTATTGGTGCGTTTACAAAGCTTTGCAGAATGTATCTCATAGTCATAGCAGTACTAATAGTGCTCTGGGCATGGTTAGACAGAGCTACGATAAGAAAGAGTGTTAACATCCTTAAAACTGAGCTTGAAAGATATATAAGCTCCGTAAAGAAGGATAAATTCGTTTTTATTTATTCCATCGTATTTGCGGTATTGTTCGCGGCTCAGCTTTATTTTGCCCTTGGATATGAGGTAAATGAGTGGTCATACGATGATTATGACTATGTAGTATCCAGTAAGGATACTGTGTCCAGCGACACACTTACATATATCAATTTTATTGACGGCACCATGCCAAATATTGCTGAAAAGAGAGCAGCTACAGCGTGGGTTACATATATTGCATTTTTGTCAAAGGTATCTGGTTTTGAGGTTACAACAGTTAGCCATACTATTTTACCAGTGCTGTTATTAATGGTTGCATATCTGAATTTTTACTACATAGTAGGTGTATTGTTTGATGAGCTGGACAACAGACTGATTGCCATGATTCTCATATCAATGGCATATATTTTTGGTCTGTATTCTCATTACTCAGCCACCTTCAGATTATTGGGAGCTTTATGGCAGGGAAAGGCTGTTTTAACTACCATTGCGGTTCCGTTTTTAGTTGTATATCTGATAGAAATCTATGCTAAAAGGGTGGAGACTCGATACATGCTAACTATAGCTGCTGTTTCTTTGGGAGCATGTTCACTCACCTTGCTTTCTGCATTTTTTATTGCCATTAGCAGCTTGATAGTATGGGTTATTATGTGTGTTTATCACAGAAGAATTTATGGTATTAGATACCTTTTGGCTAGCCTGGTTGGTCCTGCCTTTTTAGGCGTCTTTTATGCAATGCTATGGATGCTTCAGCAGGATATGAAAAATAACGAGTATAAGTATTTTGAATTCCGTAAATACGGAAAATAG
- a CDS encoding cytidylyltransferase domain-containing protein codes for MIAFIPARGGSKGVPGKNIKNLCGKPLIAYTIEACKKAKHIDRVIVTTDDEDIARVAREYGAEVPFMRPDYLASDTASAVDVYIHAAEWVMNETGEKLDKFMVCLATVPCRDEHHIDEAIEKFESDKSTTLISFTEAEVPPGWYHVVDENGRVSNAGFGAAGSNIANRQTNATYYIPNGAIYILDYNLLKEKRTYYCDNTTTYVMSREDSVDIDYPIDFEIAKLMVENKYYK; via the coding sequence ATGATAGCATTTATTCCAGCTCGTGGGGGATCTAAAGGTGTCCCAGGGAAGAATATCAAAAATTTATGCGGCAAGCCTCTTATCGCATATACGATAGAGGCCTGCAAGAAGGCAAAGCACATTGATAGAGTCATCGTCACTACAGATGACGAGGACATCGCAAGGGTAGCAAGAGAGTACGGCGCTGAGGTTCCATTTATGCGTCCAGATTATCTTGCCAGCGATACAGCTTCAGCTGTAGATGTTTATATTCATGCAGCAGAGTGGGTTATGAATGAGACAGGCGAAAAGCTTGATAAATTCATGGTGTGCCTTGCTACTGTTCCATGTAGAGACGAGCATCATATTGACGAGGCAATTGAGAAGTTTGAATCGGACAAGTCTACTACTCTCATTTCCTTCACAGAGGCAGAGGTGCCACCAGGATGGTACCATGTGGTAGATGAAAATGGACGAGTTTCAAATGCGGGCTTTGGTGCTGCAGGCTCTAATATAGCAAACCGCCAAACCAACGCAACATACTATATTCCTAACGGAGCAATCTATATTCTTGATTACAATCTCCTGAAGGAAAAGCGAACCTATTATTGCGATAACACCACAACCTACGTGATGTCACGTGAGGACTCCGTGGATATCGATTATCCAATCGATTTCGAGATTGCGAAATTAATGGTCGAAAATAAATATTATAAGTAG
- a CDS encoding N-acetylneuraminate synthase family protein, translating into MRFNYQAMVEGNQRPYIIAELGANHNGDMELAKTLIKTAKECGADAVKLQSWTVDDLFSKKKYEDNYFLGDDYRNRTDYTLKSVMEAYAVSKEQHVMLQKYCEELDIDFVSTPFSMAGADFLVDELHVPYLKVASLDVDNIPFLRHVGSKGVPVVISTGLTGMDDVCAAVQALEEGGCHEIVILHCVSMYPPKDENVNLNNIDMYNMVFDYPVGYSDHTIGTVAPIMSIAKNVCIIEKHFTMDKNMEGWDHKVSADPAELKAICDAARQGYAMLGNYHKVVVEDQNRRDEFKRSIVAKHDMPAGHVLTFEDLDYKRPGTGISPKYYEALIGRQLKHDVKYDDIFTWGDF; encoded by the coding sequence ATGAGATTTAATTATCAGGCAATGGTAGAAGGTAATCAGAGACCTTATATAATCGCAGAGCTTGGTGCTAATCACAATGGTGATATGGAGCTTGCCAAGACACTTATCAAGACAGCAAAGGAGTGCGGTGCTGACGCCGTTAAGCTTCAGTCTTGGACAGTAGATGACCTCTTTTCAAAGAAGAAGTATGAGGATAACTATTTCCTTGGAGATGATTACAGAAACCGTACAGACTATACATTAAAGTCGGTTATGGAGGCATATGCTGTTTCAAAGGAGCAGCACGTTATGCTTCAGAAGTACTGCGAGGAGCTTGATATCGATTTTGTATCTACACCATTCTCAATGGCTGGTGCAGATTTCCTTGTTGATGAGCTTCACGTTCCATATCTTAAGGTTGCATCACTTGATGTAGATAACATTCCATTCCTTAGACACGTAGGTAGCAAGGGTGTTCCTGTAGTTATCTCAACAGGTCTTACAGGTATGGATGATGTTTGTGCAGCAGTTCAGGCTCTTGAAGAGGGCGGCTGTCACGAGATTGTTATCCTTCACTGTGTATCTATGTACCCACCAAAGGATGAGAATGTTAACCTTAACAACATTGATATGTATAACATGGTATTTGATTATCCAGTTGGTTACTCAGATCATACAATCGGCACAGTTGCACCAATCATGAGTATTGCTAAGAACGTATGCATCATCGAGAAGCACTTCACAATGGATAAGAACATGGAAGGATGGGATCACAAGGTTAGTGCTGACCCAGCAGAGCTTAAGGCTATTTGTGATGCTGCTCGTCAGGGCTACGCAATGCTTGGTAACTACCACAAGGTAGTAGTAGAGGATCAGAACCGTCGTGACGAGTTCAAGCGCTCAATCGTTGCAAAGCACGATATGCCAGCAGGTCACGTTCTTACATTCGAAGACCTTGACTACAAGCGCCCAGGTACAGGAATCTCTCCTAAGTATTATGAGGCTCTCATCGGACGTCAGCTTAAGCACGACGTAAAGTATGATGACATATTTACTTGGGGTGACTTTTAA